A portion of the Saimiri boliviensis isolate mSaiBol1 chromosome 1, mSaiBol1.pri, whole genome shotgun sequence genome contains these proteins:
- the LOC101047277 gene encoding LOW QUALITY PROTEIN: putative neuropeptide Y receptor type 6 (The sequence of the model RefSeq protein was modified relative to this genomic sequence to represent the inferred CDS: inserted 2 bases in 1 codon; substituted 1 base at 1 genomic stop codon) encodes MEVSLNQPASDTTRTKNNNSAFFYFESYQPPSLALFLFLTAYIVVLFVGLFGNLSLIIIIFKKQRKAQNVTSILITNLSLSEIQVCVMCTPFTVIYTLMDHWIFGDAMCKLISHMQSVSXSVSIFSLILIAMERYHITVNPHGWKSSVTHTYWSITLIWLFSLLLSIPFFLSDHLTDEPFRNLSLPTDLYTHWVACVENWPSRKNQLLFTTSQLMMQYFVPLGFILICYLKIIIIRLRRRNAKVDKKRGNQSRLSENKRINTMLISIVVTFGACWLPXISSMSSLTDIMRCC; translated from the exons ATGGAAGTTTCCCTAAACCAGCCAGCATCTGACACAACCAGGACAAAGAACAACAACTCTGCATTTTTTTACTTTGAGTCCTATCAACCTCCTTCTCTAGCTTTATTCCTATTCCTCACAGCCTATATTGTGGTCTTATTTGTGGGCCTTTTTGGAAACCTCtctctcatcatcatcatctttaagaagcagagaaaagctcAGAATGTCACCAGCATACTGATTACCAACCTCTCCCTCTCTGAAATCCAGGTATGTGTCATGTGCACCCCTTTTACTGTCATCTACACTCTGATGGACCACTGGATATTTGGGGATGCCATGTGCAAACTCATATCCCACATGCAGAGTGTCTC ATCTGTGtccatattctcactcatattaATTGCCATGGAAAGATACCACATAACTGTGAACCCCCATGGCTGGAAGTCCAGTGTGACTCACACCTACTGGAGCATCACACTGATTTGGCTGTTTTCCCTTCTGCTGTCTATTCCCTTCTTCCTGTCCGACCACCTCACTGATGAGCCCTTCCGCAACCTCTCTCTCCCTACTGACCTCTACACCCACTGGGTGGCCTGTGTAGAGAATTGGCCCTCCAGAAAGAACCAGCTGCTCTTCACCACCTCCCAGCTTATGATGCAGTATTTTGTTCCTCTGGGCTTCATCCTCATCTGCTACTTGAAGATTATTATTATCCGCCTCCGCAGGAGAAATGCAAAGGTAGACAAGAAGAGGGGAAATCAGAGCCGGCTCAGTGAGAACAAGAGGATCAACACAATGTTGATTTCCATCGTGGTGACCTTTGGAGCCTGCTGGCTGCCCTGAATATCTTCAATGTCATCTCTGACTGATATTATGAGGTGCTGCTGA